ctgaacCAAACGTTAACACTAAAACCCCTGATGCCAAGTGCTGCTCCCTGTTAGGCCCACAGCTATAAAACAGATGGCTAGAAAACTTACTTGAATGGCTTGAATCCCCTGAAGCGGGGACAGATGTTTCCCTGAACTGGCCTTGCCTTGGTGCCATTAGGGAGACACTGCAGCAACCATCCCTTCCAAACCCCCAGAAATGCTAATAAAAGTTGTTACAAAACCTCTCTAATAGGACCAGGCTCTGTAAGTAAGTAGCCTTGCTGCATAAGCTGAGTGTGTGACAGAGGCTGGGCCAGGAGCCACACCAGAACTTCAGTATCTTACAAAACAGCTGCCCTGTTCTGCCCTTAGAGCCAGAAGTGCTGCACTGTGATCAGGGTGACCTCCACAGCTTGGCCGCTCTGTCCAGCACTGGCTCTGTAGGAAGCCTAGGGAGTTCAAAGGAGGATGTTATGTATCCTCCGTGTTTAAACTGCTGTAAGTAACTGAAGGgcactttgttttcttcactcCACAACTATCTACCACTCACCCTTGCTTTCCTGATCTGCGTAAGTGAGCAGGAGGCACAGATAGACCCCCCCCTGGACACCTACAACTGTGGCTGTGCATGTAGCACCACAGGGGAATGGAGAAGTGGCCTCAGCCCTGGAAGACCTGGATTTGTCAAGAGCTTGAAGAGAGCACTGGGGCTAAACATTCTGCTTCTGGCCAAAGACATCCCTTAAATAAGctcttccttggaaaaaaaacctgatccAGTAGCAGGATTCTGGACAGTGATTCCAGCTCTCAGCCACTAAAGCAAAAAGCCAGGAACTATAATCAGAGTGTAATTATCTATGAAGCTCCCCTCAGTCCCTGCAGTACTGTTCTCTCCTGAGGTTCCAGGCTGAAACTTAAGTAACAGTGCACACCGTTAAATAGGAAAAGAACATAGAAAGAGGAAGCCACGACCACACTCCAGGCTACAGGATCTGTGGCCAGTTGTAAGCCTGGCCCATCATCCCCCCCAGCTCCTTGGCACACCATGGAGATAGgtgggaggaagcagcagggtCCACCACACCAGTCCCCAGCTGGTCATGCACTGAACAGTGCCCTTCAAACAGATGATGAATAGCCCATCGCTCTGTTCCTCTGCATCACCTTCATCCAGCGTtcatcaaaaagaaaacaaaatagaaatgaaCACACACAACCCCTGCACTCACAGTGGGAAGCTGGAGGCTTTGCTCAGCCTGTAGCgctcctgcctgagctgctcaggcaCCAGGagtccctgcctgccccatgAGGGGGCCGCTGCCATCCTGCGTGTCCTCCACGGGCGTCTGGTTGGTGTGCACCACAATGGTGTTCTCATCCACGAGCTCGCACGCGGGGTTGGTGAATGCTGACAGGGGCAGCGTGATGCGCTGCATTTCCCGCTCATAAACCTTCTGTTCGTGCTTCTCCTTCAGGTCTTTCCCCCTGCATtacaacaaaaatcaaaacatataCATGGGGtgagtgctgctgcttggaTGGAGAGTCTCAGTAAAGCTGATGGAGTAGAGAAGAAGGGACTCTGCTCTTTAAGATAAATAGTGGTTTCAGCTGCATACAAAGGGCCAGAAATATTCCTTACTGTAAGCACAGGACCACAGCTGAGCATCTTTGAAAAACAAGCAGCCAAGTGAAGTCTGTCCCTCCCTCAAACTGGCTTATTCACTGACATTGCTGCTGATAAATGACTGTACAGCCAGGCCCCTCCTTCAAACCACAGAGCTGCCATGTGTTTCTTTATCCTTTACagtcccacagcacagcctggtgcAGGCCCAGGGGAGAAGTGAGACAGTGCAGAGGCCACTGCTGTGGAAAAGAGCTGCTGTAACCTGCTTCATCGGAAACAAATACTGGAGGTGGTGACAGCTTCTGCCTTTTGTTGCAGCAAATTAAGTTGTCCAGAAAGTATTAAAGCTGACTTCAGAGCTGGCCCTGCCTTCTGCCACTGCAGCTGTAACAGCTTAATGCCACAACCAGCTCCTCAAACCTACCTCAGTCTCCAGCCTGTTGCTAAGTGAAGGAAGACTCTGTAATTTGTGCTGCGAAAGAACTGCCTtgctttaaaaatggatttGGCATTAATAGCATGTTGTCTCCAGAAGAGCTATGTACACCAAAAACTACTAAACCCATTAAAGGTTTCTCACCACACCTACTACCCAAACCTGCCAGTTTGCACATGCAATTTTGAGATCAAGGCAAGGAAGGAGACAGTAAACCTGCAGTACATCCCTGCTGTGAGCTTTCTGCAACTGGAGAAGCAAAGCTGCCTTTGGACAAAGCCCAACACTGGTCTATTGCTTCCTCCCACCGAGGACAGGAGAGAGGTGGGACAGGCAGCACTCGCTCCTCCTGAGGCTCGTGATCTcaagcaggcagagctgctggggtttCCTGTTAGcattttggctgcttttcaaaGCTGCCTACAAGCGTGCAGCAGTGGCTGCCGTTCCTGCCAGCACACAAGACAGCATTCTCTGAAGTGACACCTCAAATCAGATTCCTCGACAAGCAGCGCTCTGTGTTTTGCCCCTTATGTAAcacttctctctctgtttttcttctgtcagcatttattataaacACTTACATAAGGACATGTCCCAGCTTGGGAAAGGGCTCCTTCTGCTTGCTTGTGTCAGACTGTTGTCAAACAGCCAAAACATAGAACAAACCCTCCCAGAGGAGGGAGCCTGGGCCTTTGCTTGCTGCAGTGACAATCACTGCTATTTGTTAATCTTGCCCTCTCTCTTACAATTAAGCAGTTTGCTGCTGCCACTACCCTCAAACACTGCTGAGctacagaaacatttctgtccAACACAATAAAGTGGCTGAAAAAAGTAACTGAATTTGAAATCACAACTGACCTTAAAGTATACAGGAGCTTTGCCAAAATGAACTTGGACCAAAAATAAAAGTGCTACCTGATAGTCAGCTTCATAGGATAAAACACAtgagtagcaaaaaaaaattccaattgtttttcttctaaagatAGACTAGAGAAATCAGGGGAACAGGTGGCCTGCTAGAAgaattgttctttttctgaataaaagaaACTTCCTGTGAGGGCACCTGGGATCTGCTCTTTCCAGTTCTGACAAAATTCTGCTCTCCTGGATAAATCTGAAAAAACCACCTCAAggtgcacatgcacacacaaaacccAAATATCAAAGAGGGCAATTTGAAACTTTTAAGTGAGATAGAACATCACAATAATGggggaatggagaaaaacagagTTAACTTTTCAGTAGTTCTTTCCTCAGTGTGACAAACAAACTTGCTCAATGTGCCATAATCAAACATATGCTTCTGTCCTGTTTCCTTGGGATCTGGTTGGGTCTGCAGGTGCTCAAACATTCCTGCTCTATATACACCAACTTTTGAACAAAGAACAGCCACTCACCTCTTATAGATGTATCCCAGGACAATGCCAGCCCCGATGGCAATGATTATCACCATCATGATCAGCCCCAGCACATAAcctgtgaaaagagaaaaaaaagagccaaaatTAAGAGGCGGCAGATCCAGCTATAATGTTGCTTTCAGAGCCTCAAAACAGGTCTGTCCTGCCAGAATTACAGGACTGGATCTATCACGCCATCCTGGGTTTGTACCTAGTGTCCCTAAGTCCTTCTTTTCTCTGGAGTTCATCTGTACTCTCTGGCTGATCCCAATGACGGGCTGCACTGCGGCTGCCTCGCTCCGGGAGGGCAAGGTATCAGCTGGTTCAAACACCTGCTCATCCTCCTGGGAAGTACCAACTTCTGCTGTAGGGTCTGGGGCTGCGGTAGCTGTAGCATCTgttgagaggggaaaaaaataatatatatatacaacaTACTAAGTAGTTATGAGTACTTCAAAACAACATGTGTCTTGAGAGTGGGACAGCTCTAGACTGGTATCACTGAACTGCCTTCAAAGCACACTGAAAAACACTTGTTCCCCCTTTAGTTGTTGCCAGAAATCCTACCAAAGTAGACAAGAAATGTATTCCTCCCCCCACTTTCCTTTGACATGAACCTATTTAACTAAGAGTCCAAGGCACCACCACAGATGAAAGAAGTCAGACAGCAGAATGAAACCCAGGTTCAGGGCATGAGTCCAGAGGATGCACAATGACTTCATTTAGTGTATAGATCAATATACAGGCTGCAGCTTCAATCATGCTGAACAAGATTATGAGAATCTCCATCCCAAATCTCCCAGGAGCCTATTTATCTCTCTTCTGCCTCAATCTTCCTGACACAGGAAAGTTTGACAGGAGACTTCAGCTGGTATGAAAACAACCTGGGGATATTCTTCCCTGGTCCCTCTTTGCAGTGGGCACCAAACTCATAGTCTGGGACACCACTGGACAAGCTAAGTCAGAGCAGCTCTcaggcagcacagccactgACTAAGGACAAGTTCCTTCCTCAGTCAAGGCCCAGAAATGGCACCCAAGGATACAGgttccttcccagccctgttttTTATCAATGCTATTTTTCATCAACagcattgaaatattttcaaggtaGCTCCTTCTTTCAGGACATAGTTTAAATGGAAGCTGTAGCACTGTAAAAGCTGTGACAGTGTAAAGTAGGTATCTATTACCTTTTCTACACAAACCCCCCTCCTTTTTGGAAATGCTATTCACAGTATGCATCTATATCTGAAAAATCACTCCACCTGCATCTCCCCCCACAGCAGGCAATGACTTCATGTGGATTTTCTATCTGCAGCCATTTTGAGTCCTCAGTGGAATGTGAAATGGAAGTACAGAAGGGAGTCAGAGACAGGAAATCAGGGGTCCAGCACAGTAACTTCACATAGGGTCAGCCAGGTCAACTGAACAAAAGTGAACTGTTGGACCATGAAAAGGTGCCCCCTCTGAGATACAAAAATATGAAACCTATTAAACATGAAAATGGCTGAAAGGTCAGGTAACTCTTCTGATCCTAGAGCTGCAAGAGTGTTTTGAGGAAGGATCTTGGCAGcagaacatttttttgcttcatctttagggaaaagcagacaaaaaaagagcaaagtgaaaaaaaggggAGGGTGTATGTGCGTGGGAAATGTATTTACATGCAAGGATAGCAGTCTCAAGGGACAGTGGTGCAAGTAAATCTTGCAGGGCTCAGAAAGTAGTAAACAgttcaaaaaaccccaagtggTTACTCTGATGTCAGTCAACACTGACACCTCCTCTCCCTGAGACAGGCTTCCGCTACAGTTCTTTTGGAAAACTGTTTCTCACTGTGACTATCCAGGAGGAATCCAGTGTTTCCATTTCTTACTATCCTCCCTTCTAGTTCTCATTTTTTCCACATTCTTCCCCTGCACCCCATACTCAAATTCCCACTAGCAATCCTTTAACAGCAGGAAGCTTCTTTAGTCAGCCATAACATGCCCCACAGCAACAGTCTACCCACACCTCAGCAGTTCCTAGATATCCAGACCTCAGCCTTTTGCAACACAGCTAGAGAGCACTATCGTGATAAGCGAATTATGGGCGACTGGGGGCTTTTCACAGGCCTTTTCTGGTACTAATGGAAAAGCTCTAGGGGCGGAGCACGGCATAGCTGGGAGGCAGATGTGCACGCACAGGCGGAGGCTGGAGGGGAGCCCTGGGTACGCGGTGTTTCCGAGGGAGGTGCTGGCGTAGCCCGGGGTTGTTTGTGCGCCGGGGGGACCCACCCTGGTGACAAACCCAGACCCCAGCCGTAGGGGCCAGGTCTGGGAGGGCAGGAAGAGAGGGGAGCCGGCGGCGGCCGCTCTTACCTGAGCACTGGGCGATGTCGCAGGATCGCCGCTCGGGGATCCCGGTAGCGCCTTGGATGTAGCACCAGGGCGCGGCGTCGCCGTCCGGGTTCCTGCAGCTGTTGTGGTCCTCATCGACTGCTAGGGAGCAGCGGGCCGTCAGCGCGGCCGCGGCACCCTCCGCTCCCCCGAGAGCCCCCCCTGTCTTCCCCCGGCCCCGGACCCACCTGCCGGGAGCGCGgcgccggggccgctccgcACCGTGAGCCAGTTGAGGCACGGGGCGCCGCCGGAGGCCACTTGCCGGCTGCCGCGGTAGGACGCGCCGTTGCCGCGGAGGCATTCTGCGGAGAGACGAGCCGAGCCTTGCGGGCGGCCCGGGTAGCCCCCGCCGCTCcgagcagctccccagcacgGCCCCCGCCTTCCCCACGGGGGTGTTCCCCCTCCCGAGACCGGCCTTTGTCCCCGACAAAGCCGGGCCGGCACTCACCCTCGGCGCCGCGGgcggcccccagcagcagcgaGCCGAGCAGCAGCACAGCGCGCAGCGCCCGCCGCGAGCCCCCGGGCAGCATCCTCGGCGCGGAGGGCGAGGAGCCGccgccagcccggccgcgcAGTTGGGCTGCGCTCGGCGAGACCTGCCCCGGCGCTCCCCTCCCCGGTAAACAACCGCCGGGCTGCGcttcccccccccgccccgcagccgccgccgggTCCTAacgctgccgccgccgccgcccgcccccaggaggggaaggggcggctgccgcggggcagggctcggggCAGCCGGGAACCTGCTGCCGCAGAGAGTCCTTCGCCCCGGGACCGAGCACGGCGATGGGTGCTCGGTGCCGTGGGGCTGTTTGGCTCGAGAGGAACTCCATGTCCCTGGGCTTGTCTCCTACAGTCGCAGGGAAAGTCTTATACCAGAAGAGACTTTCCACACGGAACTACGCTTGAACAACTGCCTGTAGCAGGAAAAGTGTTTATCTACAGAGACCTAAAACTGTTCTCTGCCCTAGAGAATTATCATGAAGGACTAAATCCTGCCGCCCTTATTCTGCCTTTGGGTTCCCTTAACTCTTAAAGATGCGTTGTAGGGGTTACACACTGCCACGGAGGCTGTGCAACTCCACCCTAAAGGGGTTTACATTCTCGCCTCTGCTAATCCATTACTTTTCATTGACTCCATGGACTTACTCTTAAGACCTGTGCCTGCTTATAGAGAAAAACACGGTAAACAGCATGAAGATGGTTTAGAGTAGTTCTACTGCAGGCATCCAGCCACTGTGATAAAACCTCTCTGCAGACATTTCACACGGCTTACACAATAGATACTTTTGTTTCTGAACATGCCAAGGAATTCAGACAGTGCAGTGCAAGTGCCTGTACACAGCATCTGGAGTCCTCAGCACTGTTCCTATTTTACACCAGTGAAAAACAAGTCACTGAATAGCTGGTCCTGTTCAACAATGAGCTTGCAAAGGCAGCCTGGGCCAACTGATGGGTTTGTAGCCAAGGCACAGGCCTGCAGCACAAGGTGCTATTT
The nucleotide sequence above comes from Vidua macroura isolate BioBank_ID:100142 chromosome 18, ASM2450914v1, whole genome shotgun sequence. Encoded proteins:
- the PIK3IP1 gene encoding phosphoinositide-3-kinase-interacting protein 1 isoform X2; this encodes MLPGGSRRALRAVLLLGSLLLGAARGAEECLRGNGASYRGSRQVASGGAPCLNWLTVRSGPGAALPAVDEDHNSCRNPDGDAAPWCYIQGATGIPERRSCDIAQCSDATATAAPDPTAEVGTSQEDEQVFEPADTLPSRSEAAAVQPVIGISQRVQMNSREKKDLGTLGYVLGLIMMVIIIAIGAGIVLGYIYKRGKDLKEKHEQKVYEREMQRITLPLSAFTNPACELVDENTIVVHTNQTPVEDTQDGSGPLMGQAGTPGA
- the PIK3IP1 gene encoding phosphoinositide-3-kinase-interacting protein 1 isoform X1 is translated as MLPGGSRRALRAVLLLGSLLLGAARGAEECLRGNGASYRGSRQVASGGAPCLNWLTVRSGPGAALPAAVDEDHNSCRNPDGDAAPWCYIQGATGIPERRSCDIAQCSDATATAAPDPTAEVGTSQEDEQVFEPADTLPSRSEAAAVQPVIGISQRVQMNSREKKDLGTLGYVLGLIMMVIIIAIGAGIVLGYIYKRGKDLKEKHEQKVYEREMQRITLPLSAFTNPACELVDENTIVVHTNQTPVEDTQDGSGPLMGQAGTPGA